A region of the Phyllopteryx taeniolatus isolate TA_2022b chromosome 9, UOR_Ptae_1.2, whole genome shotgun sequence genome:
GCTATTTTTATATAGTACATTAGGTAGTTGACTGATGaatccaccaaaaaaaaacaaaaatcctgtGTTCGTGATTCGGGAGTTGGGATGAACGAATGATTCCAAACGCAGCGACTGCTTCAGGAGTCGTTCACTCATTTCCGACTCCCGCATCACTCCGAACGGATTTTTGGGTGGATTTTGTTAGAGTCGGTTTGAACTTTTTGTGCTCTTTTGATATAGTGCAGTATCATAAAAAGTCCACACAGAAAAATCCCTGAGTGGGAAATGAGCCAAAGATTGGGAAAGACGGCGGCGTCACCTCGTTGACGAACTTCTTGACCAGCTCGAAGTTGTGAGGCCGAACGCTCTTGGAACCGTCGATGACCAGCACCAAGTCGACGATGGCCGACTTGCACGCTGAAgcgcgacaacaacaacaagtcaaTGGCCGTACGCGTCCGCGTCCGCGTCTGCGCCTGCGtctgcgtgcgcgtgcgtgcgtgcgtgcgcgtccTTACATCCGCAGCTCTTGCCGTCCTCCTGCAGCAGTTGCCCATCCGGGCACACGCAGTAATACGAGCCCGCCGTGCTCACGCAGCGATGCTCGCATCCGTGATCCGGCGAGTGGCACACGTCCGAGGCTGCGCACACGCACGACCGTGACTAACTGAAGGAAGCGTCAAACCTGATGTGACATTATCGCGCCGCATCCTGTTTCGTTGATATataaatatgcaaatgaatACATATCCGGGCCAGTAAAAAAAAGGAATAGCTATCgagataaataaatatatcGACAAACAAATCGATGCAATTTAAAATACGcagaatataaaatgaaaaagaaaagaaacataaacgcattgaaaaaatgaaaacaaataaggTGTACATAAAAGAAtgttcagaaataaagaaatcaatATCTAAAGAAGTAAATAATACGTACGCGTGCACGTCTTCTTGTCCTGGTTGAGCGTGAAGCCTCGGTGGCATTCGCACGTGAAGACGCCGGGAGCACTCACGCAGATCTGCTCGCAGTCGTGTTCGCCGTCGGCGCACAAGTCGATGgctgcgacacacacacacacacacacacacaggcataagTACGCAAAAAGAACCGCGGCCTTGTCATTCATTGGTTTTCATGTTATTGGAGCATTCGAGAAACGGCAGCAAGTGACGAAGAGTTTAATAGTTTAACAGCTTCCGGAAAGAAGCTGTTCTCCTGCCCGGTGGTCCTGCACCGGACGCTCCgtagcctcctgcccgagggGAGCGGACGGAAGAGACAGcgacatgaaatgaaatgctgcaatccaatacATTGTACTACTCCTTCTGGTGTCCCCGCCTTGGCCACTGgcaggcagtataatacaaccgtgcagacacaaatgaagacgaATAGACTTTGAATCTACTGCTACTCAGTAAGTTGCTGTAAGAGTCATTGTTCTTAAAGAATATTAGATTATCTTGTTACGCCATTCGAGTTCTACGACTTGTTGCTAATTGATTAGCATGCCAATGGCATTTTCTAGTCacgttagcatgaagctagctgGCCAGACTTATAGGCAAGTCGTTTGCAAGGTGTGATTCTCTTTCGGGTTGTTGTCGAGTTTGAGACTTAACTTCAGCCGGGAGCGGCAATAAACAGCGCCGAGCTTCGTTTTTATGACTTTTGACTCTCATCTCAAGgccccaaccactgtgctgccagGCATAGGAAACCTTGACGTTTTCATGTGTTTGGACGACCTTTGAACCCCAGTGAGGGGGCTCACATGGTCATGTGACACTCGAATCAAGATGgacccggaaaaaaaaaaaaatcaacctaggaagatttttttccctcacttgtgTAGAAAATTCATCCGAAATGTTCAGTTGATGCGTACGtgcgcgtctgtgtgtgtgagtgtgcgtgtccGTACGCGTGCACGTCTTCTTGTCGCGGTTGAGCGCGAAGCCTCGTTTGCAGTCGCACGTGAAGACGCCGGGAGCACTCACGCAGATCTGCTCGCAGTCGTGTTCGCCGTCGGTGCACAAGTCGATGGCTgccgcacgcacacgcgcgagTTGCATCATtataacagtgtgtgtgtgtgtgtgtgtgcacgtgagtgtgcgtgcatgtgtgcgctcACCCTGGCAGGCGGCGCCGTCGTCCATCAGCCGGTATCCGTCTTTGCAGCGACACTGAAATCCGTTGAGCACGCTCACGCACTCGTGGTCGCACGTGTGATTACCGAACGAGCAAAAGTCCAACACTgagcaacacgcacacaaacgacAACACGCAATAAGTCGCcaacacaagtcaaagcaacgTTTTCAAGTCCAGCTCGAAACTCTTGGGTTTTCCCACACGCTTACGATTTGCATTTTGAAATGCTTCCAATCACGTAAAGCAGTGCTCCCCAACCTCCTCAGCGAGAGTAGACTTggaactccgtaaaagtagttctgcctgtcgAGCAGCAACCGACGACCGTAGTATCTGCATCACAGCGGACTTGgcgcgtgagagttaactgttgcgtaAACCCGTATTGTAAGTCGGACTCCTGGTattgtgttgtttcgttcgaaagaacacatcttttcagtaaacgtcatgaactgaattagtttaggaaatgatttcgttctttgagctgcGCCGCCGTTAGCCGgcccgctcggaccggaaacggaagcgttctgtgccGTCTCGACGTGTCAGatggtcaattttcaaaataaaacaccttGACACGtcaattgcaatacaacagaaatgatagaaatggctcattctttctctgcggcccgctAACAAATGCCCCGCGGCCCGGcgccggtccgcggaccggtggttggggaccactgacgTAAAGCACGTAGAGTTTGCGACATAGAAatcaatttgctttgctttgtgtgaagtgaaaagtgaaaaaaaaacggggactttggacaaaagtattggaacgcgTGCATATGGACGACGCTCTTCGAAACCCTGCATttgggcaaaagtattgggacgccCTCGGaagcaaacaaaatgtcacgtTTGGACACAGGTATTGTCGCACCTGCAGGAAgagaaaagtgaagaaaatgtagCGTTGAGGCCAAAGTAGCGATGTTTTGGGGAGAATTCACTCTTTAGTACGGTTAGTAACGACTttgaacacaatgacagataactGCGTACGAAAACCTTTCCTTCTTTCTGACACACATGAGGATTCGCCCACACGTCGGACGGCCGCCGTGTAGCGCCAACtgctggcgaggaggacttactccgGGTCAGCTTTATTTGCCTCGAGTATCGGTGGCCGGCGTCGGCAGCCTTCGCAAGCGCTCGATACGTTGAAATAAGGTCCCTAACCCTAACTCGATACCAATAGCTGGTACTGGCCGCTCTTTAGGAAAACGTATCGAGACACCTGCAGGAAGTGAAAAGGGACAATCAATAGGGTGACCTACTGGTGCACGTCTTCTTGTCGCGGTTGAGCGCGAAGCCTCGTTTGCAGTCGCACGTGAAGACGCCGGGAGCACTCACGCAGATCTGCTCGCAGTCGTGTTCGCCGTCGGCGCACAAGTCGATGGCTGCCGCAcgctcacgcgcacacacacacacacacacgcacactcattgttcaatgtttaaaaacaacaacttttttctcaCACATTAAAGTATGTCTCAAGcaaaaaatatcacattttgAAACTTTTGTAAAATTAACTtctatttttctccaaaatatgacttttttgctcaaaaaaaatcttacaataTTCACAATtcacattcaatattttttggcAATATACAGTGgctacagaaagttttcagacccccttcaatttgtcactcttttttaaaattgcagccatttgctaaaatcatttccgttcatttgttttccacatgaatgtacaagcccgattccaatgaagttgggacgttgtgttaaacataaatcaaaacacaatacaatcaaatggaaatcatgttcgacctatatttaattgaatacaccacatttttaattcattcattcattttagatatttcatgttcaaactgatcaacttgatagtttttcgcaaataatcatgaacttttcaatttaaatgttatggctgcaacacgttcccaaagaagctgggacaggctcatgtttgccactgggttacgtcaccttttctttgaacaacattcaataaacgtttgggaacggaggacactaattgtcggtggaattcgttcccattcttgctggatggacagcttcagccgttcaacagtccggggtctccgttgtcgtattttacgcttcataatgcgccgtgcgttttcaatgggagacgggtctggactgcaggcaggccagtctagtacccgcactcttttactaccaagccacgctgttgtaacacgtgcacaatGCGGTttgacgttgcttggatggcagcgtatgtttctccaaaacctgtatacctttcagcattaatggtgccttcagatatcagaatcagaatcatctttactttgccaagtatgtccaaaaaacacacaaggaatttgtctgcgctagttggagccgctctagtacgacaacctTTCAattgtcaattgacagagaacactttggagacagaaagacattgagaaaaacagtcactgagcaataaagggttgctagttatttggtcatgccggtacaaattattattttttggacaattgtgcaaaaagatgcagagtcctctagcacttggagcagttggaatgactcatattgcaatagtccggtgcaatgagcatcgtgcaaagggcgccgagacgtgTGTGAGtaacagatgtgtaagttacccatgcccaTTGGCACTGACCCAGCCCCATACCTTCGCAGATGCTGCCTTGTAAAAAAACGCaactttaattttgtaaaatgactACATTTTGATGAGCATATGTTCATTTTCCTCAAACTTGTTAAGGTGCCACGAAGGTCCAAGTCAACTTTTATTTGCGTCAATTGCTAATGATTGAGCGTCGTCATCATCGttattattcttcttcttagaATTTGATGCCATTCACCTGTGCAGGTCTTGCCGTCGTCGTTGAGCGCGTATCCCGGCAGGCAGAGGCAGCGGAAAGAGCCTGGAGAACTTTCGCAAATGTGCTCACAGCCGTGTTCGGACTCCACGCAAAGATCCACACCTGCATCGACGACAACGACGACAACGACAATGCTGTCGTCAAAGTATGATGTTGCTCTCAAAGCTTCTTAATAAAATTCTTGTCAAAGTATGATGAAATAAAGTATTGTGATATCATTTTCCAAGATTCATGATACTACCATTGTCAAAGTATCCCAATATTGTCAAAGTACTGTGAATTTTCATTCAATGTACTATATAATCAACTCATTGTGATACCATGGTCAAGATCATTTGGTCGTCAAAGTATTGAGATATCATTGTCAAAATATTGCCATCAAAGTATCGTGaaattgttttcaaaagtaTTCCGGCATAATTGTCCAAGTACTGTATCACAATAATATCGCGACACCGTTGTGAAAGTATCATGAAAATAATAGTATCGCGATACCGTTGTAAAAGCTTCGCAATCTAATGTGTCCTTGTTGGATATTACGGTCTGGCGTGGAGCCGGAGGCTCTTTGATGGGTGCGAAGGTCTCACCGCAGAGTTTATCCTGGAACTGAAGTCCAAACTGGTGGATGAGGTCAAAGGTTTCCACCAGGAAGACGTGGTCCTCGAAGGGCAGGGACGCCATGGCCCTGAGGGACGCCATGTCGGCCCGGGCCACGCCCACCGCGAAGATCTCGATGCCTTTCTCGCGAGCCTCCGCCGCCACCTCCGCCACGCGGTCCTGAGGACGGCCGTCCGTCACGATGACCGCCACGTTGGGCACCTgtcggggaaaaaaatggggtTTCGTAACATCTAGAGGCGCAACACTCCATCGATCAATGCACAACTAATCCGTCATCAAAGTAATGGAAATCTATTTTGATGACGGATTCATTATTTAGAGACCAAATCCTAGGAAAAGCAACAGTAAATCTTCTCGGATTACTGCAGTCCTCAATGAAAGCAGACGGATTCGCCttgagtttttcaaaataagacatttgcgaACATCTTCTTGTGCTTTGGTAAAcaatcatcaacatttttgccgattttctgacagatgttacagaccaaaccaggaactgaatcatcatcaattcatgaaaaaaaaaccgaaACGATCGCGACAGCAAAAAAAGTCCCGGCGCTGGCGTGGCTCACCTCGGGCCGGTCGCCTTGGTGCTCGCTGAAGGCGTTGTTGATGATGTAGCGGATGGCGAGGCCCGTCATGGTGCCCTGCGCCAGCGGCACGATGCGGCGGATGGCGTCCACCATGCTGGACACGCCGCCGTAAGAGTTCAACGAGAACTCGCTGCGGACCTAAAAACACCGCCGTCAGTTCCTCGATCCTCTCAAACTCAAGTCCCCCGGACAGCCGGCTGACTctcatttgcacattttttacaCATTCAAACCATTCCGACTTTCGAAGGCTCAGCTCATTCCAACTCTAAATCGTTTCCAAATTTCTCAATGAAAGCCCCAACTTATACATGCATAGCAGACAACACATCTatgaagtttttctttttcatattttaaattggAATAAATGATTGAAAACCTTATGCgacattttaaatgattacattttatcattaaatagaaTTGTAATCTTAGAAAAGTAAGAGAAGGGTAACAATTTCTTCTGTAAGCGTCCAAAAATCCTTGAAGGGTAGGATGGCTAGAATGGTCGGAAAAGTCGCTAAGCGTTACTTGCTATTAACCAGGTCATGAATATTCCAATTGGAACAAAATTGTCACACAAAAGAAATTCTACGGCATTAAGGAGTACACACGGTAGTTATGTTTCATGGGCGTTGGAAAATAAATTGCCTGTAAGGCGAAAAGTTTGAGAAGGTCCAAGGTAGGAAGAAGGAGAAAGTGTGAGGAAGCGCCGACCTGACTGGAGTACTGGACCACGCCCACTCTGGTGGCGCTGAGTCCGATGTCCAGCGTGTCCAGGATGTCGATGATGAACTTCGTCATGCTCTCGAAGTCGTGCGGCCGGACGCTGCGCGAGCTGTCGATCAGGAAGACCAGGTCCGCCGGGCCCGACTGGCATTTCTCCTCAGAACCTGACACCGCGAGGTTTCTTAATCACGATACTTGccaagataataataatagatacacgagaatgcgccacgcattttcaatgggagacaggtctggactgcaggcaggccagtctagtacccgcactcttttacgacgaagccacgctgttgtaacacgtgcagaatgtggtttggcatcgtcttgctgaaataagcaggagcgtccatgaaaaagatgttgcttggatggcagcatatgtttctccaaaacctgtatgtacctttcagcatgaatggtgccttcacagatgtgtaagttccccatgccattggtattaacacagccccataccatcacagatgctggcttttgaactttgcctccataacagtccggatggttcttttccactttggcccggaggacacgacgtccacaatttcccaaaacaatttgaaatgcggacttgtcggaccacagaacacttttccacttcgcgtcagtccatctaagatgagctcgggtccagagaatccggcggcgtttctgggtgttgttgataaatggcttttgctttgcatagtagagtttcaagttgcacttacggatgtagcgccaaactgtatttactgacattggttttctgaagtgttcctgagccaacGCGGTgacatcctttacacatcgatgtcggtttttggtgcagcgccgcccgagggatcgaaggtcacgagcattcaatgtcggttttcggcctggccgcttccatgcagtgatttctccagattctctgaaccttttgatgatattatgcaccgtagatgatgaaatccctcaattccttgctattgtacgttgaggaagattgtccttaaactcttcgactattttctcccaaacttgttcccaaagaggtgaacctcgccccatctttgcttgtgaatggctgagcaattcagggaagctccttttctacccaatcacggcagccgcctgttcacctgtgggatgttccaaacacgcgttcctcaactttctcagtcttttttgccaccttttttggaacgtgttgcggccataaaattccaagtgaatgatgatttgctcaaaacaatcacgttgatcagtttgaacatgaaaaatcttgtctttgttgtgtattcaatgaaatatcggttgaacacgatttgcaaatcactgtattctgtttttattgctgtttaacacaacgtcccaacttcattggaataacATATATGTACAATGTAAATAATAgctatatataatgtataaaatGATGTATAATGATGTCATAGTTGCgtgtaataatataataatgtagTGCATATACTGTTTTTGTGTAACATAGTGTATAAATGACCGTACAGATGTATTGTTTAGATAATCTATAATAATGTATCTGTGATACGTGTATTGTGTATTGAATCTATAATcttgtatttatgtataatgtataccATCTATTATAATGTCTTTAATCTTAATGTATAGTATAAAATGTTCTTACCTGCTTTGGGCCTGGCGGCGGCAACGGCGGCCATGTTGAGCAGCACCAGGGCGACGGCTGCGCCCGCACGCCTCGTCGTCATGGCGACAGCTGACCGAAAACACAAAGCATCGTGGGAGTTACATGCAAAAGTGTTGGGACACAACTGTATTCGgataaaagtattggaacacctGGAGGAAGTTTGGCCAAAAACGTTGGGCTCTCAAACATGTGGACAAAGGTATTCCCAAATGTCCTCTTTCTACCACTAGCGATGTCACAGTAATGTTTTGGGTTCTCCGCCAGTGATTAGAGGCTGCCGGAGAATTCCAGACAACGACGGCGAACATTCCGGTCTCGCCCCCTCGTAAAGAGAAAGCTGAAAACAGCTGGCGGAGGAACTCGCTGCAGCTCCTGAGCTGAGCTTCGCAGATGAAAAACACCAGCGGCTGCCGTCACGTCGCCAGCAACAAAAGTCGCTTGTCCGTCTGCTTCTGCGCTCACATTTGCTCGcgcttcccgtccaccgagtcCTGCTTCCTGTCGGTCGGCCAAAGTTCTGGTTCCGCTCCAAGCGGGCCGCCTGCTCACGCTCACACAAACGGTGGACCAAAGAGAACAACTCGGACAAGGAGATAAcatcctcgtgtgtttttttttttaaacacgaaaCCAGAACCACAAACAAAGCCAGAACCAAAAACAGAACAACAGCTAGAACTAGAACCGGCACTAGAGATACAACCATAGTCAGAAAAATAACTGGAACTTGATCCGGGATCACAAAGGAAACCAGACCCAAAACCCATATCAAtgcaaaaactaaaatcaaGCCAGAACCAAAAACAGAACCAGGACTAGAACCAAAAaccaaaacgtttttgttttctccCGAATTTGAGTTTTTTGTTCAACGCCTCTAAAGAGCACGAAGCAGCATGGTTTCATTTCATTGAATGTCGGGATTCAATCGGTTGGTCGAAGTGATTTTGTTATCTTGGCCTTGTCTTACTCTGAAGGAGCGCTTCATTTCTCTTGGGCGCAATTGGGAGATGATGTTGTTCCGTGTGCTAATAAACCACTTTTATTTGTCAATGACATTTACGTGTGTTTTGCCATTTTGTGTCGCGCCTGCTTTACCCTTGACTAGGCccaaactattttgataatcgattcatcGTTCAGACATTTTTAACTCGAAAGTCCAAACCTCCTGATTTCCGCCTCTCAACACGAAAGATTACAGATGCGACATGGAATCCAACAGTCGACAACAAATCGATTATCATATTTATcgacaattattttgatcattgaTTAATCGTTTAAACCCATTGTTTAaggatggacattttttttttttcgtcggTGAATTGAAAAAATAGTCAACAGATGACCGGATGATGAAAATAATTGTGTGTCGCAGCCCGGCTCGGTTGTTGACTTTCGTACGTGACCGGTGGGCAGGCATTCAAGACACACAAGCGACGCATGAAAAAGTccaatttgtccaaatgttaCAATtccaaccaaaacaaaaaagacaattccTTTCATTCATCCTATCGCgccacgtgtgtgtgcatgtgtgtgactgtgtgtgtggagCACAAAGAGGCCTTAGaaagcccccctccccctcaaTAACCCCTTCCTGTCTCGCCCCCCCGCCGCCGCACGCCAACGCGCTACCGTCCCGCagagcacacacgcacattcattTATCGTCACAGACAATCTTTCAGTCGGCAAACAAATGAAATGTCTGCGCCTGTGCTGGGCTACATACTACACTGTAGTTGTTTACTTTTCCTATTTTCTGTGGTCgggtagagcgtctgcctcacagttctggggaccggggttcgaatcccggccccgcctgtgtggagtttgcatgttctccccgtgcctgcgtggcttttctccgggcactccggtttcctcccacatccccaaaacatgcgtgctcggttgattgacgactctaaatggcccgtaggtgcgaacggttgtttgtttgtatgtgtgccctgcgattggccggcgaccggttcagggtgtaccccgcctctcgcccgaagatagctgggataggctccggtggcccgcgaccctcgtgaggagaagcggtaaagaaaatggttgcatggatggattttctgtGGTGTTGTTTGATTTTGGTTGATTCAAACTCCCAAAATATAGATTAGATTCGATTAATCGGTTCAGTCCTAGAGTCCATTGTAGTGATTAGCAGCTAAGGAATGAGTGACTGACTCTGAACGCAgttactgtgttcttccatcacagtctggtttggcgctgctacaaaaaaggacaaactccgactgcgacggacaatcaaaactgctgaaaccTGCTCCtgcggctccttccctcaggtaggcgctaccgatcaatgcaaactacaacgagcagacattccaacagcttcttaaacagctaacctacaattccatggcaacatgctgccaattgtttgtctttttgacttgagtttgttgtcacatttgggCGGGGCCAATGATGCGTGACTCGTGCACTccctgtagtcgtctcgccacgctgcaccatttgcatatCTGTGGTCGACCGATACTGGCCACCCATGCCAGAgtcgcatctgctccatttgcacactgactgaggagtatctgcaacatttgcacaatcgacattgtcccagattatcgcactactcgct
Encoded here:
- the matn4 gene encoding matrilin-4 isoform X3, giving the protein MFESPTFLAKLPPAVAMTTRRAGAAVALVLLNMAAVAAARPKAGSEEKCQSGPADLVFLIDSSRSVRPHDFESMTKFIIDILDTLDIGLSATRVGVVQYSSQVRSEFSLNSYGGVSSMVDAIRRIVPLAQGTMTGLAIRYIINNAFSEHQGDRPEVPNVAVIVTDGRPQDRVAEVAAEAREKGIEIFAVGVARADMASLRAMASLPFEDHVFLVETFDLIHQFGLQFQDKLCGVDLCVESEHGCEHICESSPGSFRCLCLPGYALNDDGKTCTAIDLCADGEHDCEQICVSAPGVFTCDCKRGFALNRDKKTCTMLDFCSFGNHTCDHECVSVLNGFQCRCKDGYRLMDDGAACQAIDLCADGEHDCEQICVSAPGVFTCECHRGFTLNQDKKTCTPSDVCHSPDHGCEHRCVSTAGSYYCVCPDGQLLQEDGKSCGSCKSAIVDLVLVIDGSKSVRPHNFELVKKFVNEVVDTLDVSEHGTRVGLVQYSSRVRAEFTLDRFHSADDIKAAVMKIEYMEKGTMTGLALAHMLESSFSEAEGARPFARGIPRIGLVFTDGRSQDDISEYAKKAKQAGIIMYAVGVGKALEEELREIASEPAEKHFYYASDFSAIGAIALNLKLNVCPEESQGEIEVKDPCACENLVDFQQATVTNLDRITQSLAAMSARLEQLERRLLNRK
- the matn4 gene encoding matrilin-4 isoform X1, with the translated sequence MFESPTFLAKLPPAVAMTTRRAGAAVALVLLNMAAVAAARPKAGSEEKCQSGPADLVFLIDSSRSVRPHDFESMTKFIIDILDTLDIGLSATRVGVVQYSSQVRSEFSLNSYGGVSSMVDAIRRIVPLAQGTMTGLAIRYIINNAFSEHQGDRPEVPNVAVIVTDGRPQDRVAEVAAEAREKGIEIFAVGVARADMASLRAMASLPFEDHVFLVETFDLIHQFGLQFQDKLCGVDLCVESEHGCEHICESSPGSFRCLCLPGYALNDDGKTCTAIDLCADGEHDCEQICVSAPGVFTCDCKRGFALNRDKKTCTMLDFCSFGNHTCDHECVSVLNGFQCRCKDGYRLMDDGAACQAIDLCTDGEHDCEQICVSAPGVFTCDCKRGFALNRDKKTCTPIDLCADGEHDCEQICVSAPGVFTCECHRGFTLNQDKKTCTPSDVCHSPDHGCEHRCVSTAGSYYCVCPDGQLLQEDGKSCGSCKSAIVDLVLVIDGSKSVRPHNFELVKKFVNEVVDTLDVSEHGTRVGLVQYSSRVRAEFTLDRFHSADDIKAAVMKIEYMEKGTMTGLALAHMLESSFSEAEGARPFARGIPRIGLVFTDGRSQDDISEYAKKAKQAGIIMYAVGVGKALEEELREIASEPAEKHFYYASDFSAIGAIALNLKLNVCPEESQGEIEVKDPCACENLVDFQQATVTNLDRITQSLAAMSARLEQLERRLLNRK
- the matn4 gene encoding matrilin-4 isoform X5, whose product is MVVSLVPVLVLAVVLFLVLALFVVLVSCLKKKTHEDVISLSELFSLVHRLCEREQAARLERNQNFGRPTGSRTRWTGSASKCERRSRRTSDFCCWRRDGSRWCFSSAKLSSGAAASSSASCFQLSLYEGARPECSPSLSGILRQPLITGGEPKTLLAGSEEKCQSGPADLVFLIDSSRSVRPHDFESMTKFIIDILDTLDIGLSATRVGVVQYSSQVRSEFSLNSYGGVSSMVDAIRRIVPLAQGTMTGLAIRYIINNAFSEHQGDRPEVPNVAVIVTDGRPQDRVAEVAAEAREKGIEIFAVGVARADMASLRAMASLPFEDHVFLVETFDLIHQFGLQFQDKLCGVDLCVESEHGCEHICESSPGSFRCLCLPGYALNDDGKTCTAIDLCADGEHDCEQICVSAPGVFTCDCKRGFALNRDKKTCTMLDFCSFGNHTCDHECVSVLNGFQCRCKDGYRLMDDGAACQAIDLCTDGEHDCEQICVSAPGVFTCDCKRGFALNRDKKTCTPIDLCADGEHDCEQICVSAPGVFTCECHRGFTLNQDKKTCTPSDVCHSPDHGCEHRCVSTAGSYYCVCPDGQLLQEDGKSCGSCKSAIVDLVLVIDGSKSVRPHNFELVKKFVNEVVDTLDVSEHGTRVGLVQYSSRVRAEFTLDRFHSADDIKAAVMKIEYMEKGTMTGLALAHMLESSFSEAEGARPFARGIPRIGLVFTDGRSQDDISEYAKKAKQAGIIMYAVGVGKALEEELREIASEPAEKHFYYASDFSAIGAIALNLKLNVCPEESQGEIEVKDPCACENLVDFQQATVTNLDRITQSLAAMSARLEQLERRLLNRK
- the matn4 gene encoding matrilin-4 isoform X4, with the translated sequence MVDAIRRIVPLAQGTMTGLAIRYIINNAFSEHQGDRPEVPNVAVIVTDGRPQDRVAEVAAEAREKGIEIFAVGVARADMASLRAMASLPFEDHVFLVETFDLIHQFGLQFQDKLCGVDLCVESEHGCEHICESSPGSFRCLCLPGYALNDDGKTCTAIDLCADGEHDCEQICVSAPGVFTCDCKRGFALNRDKKTCTMLDFCSFGNHTCDHECVSVLNGFQCRCKDGYRLMDDGAACQAIDLCTDGEHDCEQICVSAPGVFTCDCKRGFALNRDKKTCTPIDLCADGEHDCEQICVSAPGVFTCECHRGFTLNQDKKTCTPSDVCHSPDHGCEHRCVSTAGSYYCVCPDGQLLQEDGKSCGSCKSAIVDLVLVIDGSKSVRPHNFELVKKFVNEVVDTLDVSEHGTRVGLVQYSSRVRAEFTLDRFHSADDIKAAVMKIEYMEKGTMTGLALAHMLESSFSEAEGARPFARGIPRIGLVFTDGRSQDDISEYAKKAKQAGIIMYAVGVGKALEEELREIASEPAEKHFYYASDFSAIGAIALNLKLNVCPEESQGEIEVKDPCACENLVDFQQATVTNLDRITQSLAAMSARLEQLERRLLNRK
- the matn4 gene encoding matrilin-4 isoform X2, encoding MTTRRAGAAVALVLLNMAAVAAARPKAGSEEKCQSGPADLVFLIDSSRSVRPHDFESMTKFIIDILDTLDIGLSATRVGVVQYSSQVRSEFSLNSYGGVSSMVDAIRRIVPLAQGTMTGLAIRYIINNAFSEHQGDRPEVPNVAVIVTDGRPQDRVAEVAAEAREKGIEIFAVGVARADMASLRAMASLPFEDHVFLVETFDLIHQFGLQFQDKLCGVDLCVESEHGCEHICESSPGSFRCLCLPGYALNDDGKTCTAIDLCADGEHDCEQICVSAPGVFTCDCKRGFALNRDKKTCTMLDFCSFGNHTCDHECVSVLNGFQCRCKDGYRLMDDGAACQAIDLCTDGEHDCEQICVSAPGVFTCDCKRGFALNRDKKTCTPIDLCADGEHDCEQICVSAPGVFTCECHRGFTLNQDKKTCTPSDVCHSPDHGCEHRCVSTAGSYYCVCPDGQLLQEDGKSCGSCKSAIVDLVLVIDGSKSVRPHNFELVKKFVNEVVDTLDVSEHGTRVGLVQYSSRVRAEFTLDRFHSADDIKAAVMKIEYMEKGTMTGLALAHMLESSFSEAEGARPFARGIPRIGLVFTDGRSQDDISEYAKKAKQAGIIMYAVGVGKALEEELREIASEPAEKHFYYASDFSAIGAIALNLKLNVCPEESQGEIEVKDPCACENLVDFQQATVTNLDRITQSLAAMSARLEQLERRLLNRK